The proteins below come from a single Acidobacteriota bacterium genomic window:
- the cyoE gene encoding protoheme IX farnesyltransferase, whose protein sequence is MSTAAENRIRDRGATSRSLREIVFGRLADYWVLTKPEVNFLVVISTLAGYYVALRGRVDFFLLMNTLMGTLMVASGTGTLNQYIERKSDAFMRRTARRPLPAGRIKATEALVFGLLLAIGGGLLLWVEVNPLASVLALLTLTTYLLIYTPLKKRTAFCTLIGAFPGAMPPLIGWAAARGSLDAGSLVLYTILFLWQFPHFLAIAWMYREDYSRAGLHMLPPEDADGRLTSMQIIAFLVALVVVTMIPTLIGQMGKVYLFGAAVLGSYFLLHGARLARRRTNALARRLVMASVLYLPLVFALMMIDKIRL, encoded by the coding sequence ATGAGTACCGCAGCAGAGAACAGAATCCGGGACCGTGGCGCGACCTCCAGAAGCCTCCGGGAAATTGTCTTTGGCAGGCTCGCAGATTACTGGGTGCTTACCAAACCGGAAGTCAATTTCCTGGTGGTTATCAGTACACTGGCTGGATACTATGTTGCACTACGCGGCCGCGTGGACTTTTTTCTGTTAATGAATACTCTGATGGGTACGCTGATGGTCGCCAGCGGCACCGGGACCCTGAACCAATATATCGAGCGTAAGTCAGACGCATTCATGCGGCGGACAGCCCGACGTCCCTTGCCGGCCGGACGCATTAAAGCCACGGAAGCATTGGTCTTCGGCCTTCTTCTGGCAATTGGCGGGGGGCTGCTGCTCTGGGTTGAAGTCAACCCGCTGGCAAGCGTTCTCGCTTTGCTGACGCTCACGACATATCTGCTGATTTACACTCCACTTAAAAAGAGAACAGCGTTCTGCACTCTGATCGGCGCCTTTCCGGGCGCCATGCCTCCGCTGATCGGTTGGGCTGCAGCGCGCGGCAGTCTGGACGCTGGGTCCCTGGTCCTATATACCATCCTGTTCCTCTGGCAGTTCCCTCATTTTCTGGCGATCGCCTGGATGTATCGCGAAGATTACTCCCGCGCCGGACTTCACATGCTCCCGCCGGAAGATGCGGATGGGCGCTTGACCAGCATGCAGATCATTGCCTTCCTTGTGGCTCTGGTGGTGGTAACCATGATCCCAACGTTGATCGGCCAGATGGGGAAGGTTTACCTGTTCGGCGCTGCCGTCCTGGGCTCTTATTTTCTGCTCCACGGAGCGCGCCTGGCACGGAGGCGGACCAATGCTCTGGCAAGGCGCCTGGTGATGGCTTCCGTACTCTACCTTCCGCTCGTGTTCGCCCTGATGATGATTGATAAAATCCGGCTCTGA
- a CDS encoding peptidase M50 — translation MAGTQDRSLHLFNFKGIDVFLHWSWFLVALFEIESRSGMYSSIIWNVLEYLALFLIVMLHEFGHALACRQVGGKANRILLWPLGGIAYVQPPQRPGATLWSIAAGPLVNVILAPILWALMMISLSGWPRSASDAHTFLSTIALINWVLLGFNLLPIYPLDGGQILRSLLWFWVGRARSLMVASVIGMVGVAGLFLYSYETRSVWNATISAFILIYCWSGLRKAQGLSRVARAPRREGFACPSCKTVPPLGPYWLCYRCRKAFDTFQGEAVCPSCQTRFPTTSCPECGSVNPLSAWAIGAST, via the coding sequence ATGGCCGGCACGCAGGATCGTTCTCTCCACCTTTTTAATTTCAAAGGGATTGATGTATTTCTCCACTGGTCGTGGTTTCTGGTTGCCCTCTTCGAAATCGAGTCTCGATCTGGGATGTATTCATCGATCATCTGGAATGTGCTTGAGTATCTGGCGCTGTTCTTGATCGTTATGCTGCACGAATTCGGCCATGCGCTTGCTTGCCGGCAGGTGGGAGGCAAGGCCAATAGAATCCTCTTGTGGCCTCTTGGCGGGATTGCCTACGTACAGCCTCCGCAACGGCCGGGGGCCACGCTCTGGAGCATCGCCGCAGGCCCCCTGGTGAATGTTATCTTAGCGCCGATTCTATGGGCATTGATGATGATCTCGTTGTCTGGCTGGCCCAGGTCTGCGTCCGATGCCCACACCTTTCTCTCGACAATTGCCCTCATTAATTGGGTCCTGCTAGGCTTTAACCTGTTGCCAATCTACCCGCTGGACGGTGGACAAATATTGCGGTCGCTTCTCTGGTTCTGGGTAGGGCGTGCCAGGAGCCTGATGGTCGCCTCGGTTATCGGGATGGTGGGTGTGGCGGGACTGTTCTTATACTCTTACGAGACACGCTCTGTTTGGAATGCTACCATTTCTGCTTTTATCCTAATTTACTGCTGGAGCGGATTGCGAAAGGCCCAGGGGCTCTCCCGAGTTGCCAGAGCGCCTCGGCGCGAGGGATTTGCATGCCCGTCCTGCAAAACCGTGCCTCCTTTGGGACCGTATTGGCTCTGTTATCGTTGCCGGAAAGCATTTGATACCTTCCAGGGAGAGGCCGTCTGCCCGAGCTGCCAGACGCGTTTCCCCACGACATCGTGTCCCGAGTGTGGCTCCGTCAACCCGTTGAGCGCCTGGGCGATTGGTGCTTCCACCTAG
- the rsmG gene encoding 16S rRNA (guanine(527)-N(7))-methyltransferase RsmG, protein MLERNIVRGWLAPFDISLSDEMIDKLLIYLDLLLKWNQKMNLTAIEVPEVCVTRHFGESFFILKATQPSGRLLDIGSGAGFPGLAIRLIAPSLDIALLEPTARKRAFLKEVARACGMDRVGVFDSRLEKFMQTPKQQPFDIITVRAVGGTASLVRKATVLLRNGGSFCLWAGGQQIHQIRDSNPDLHWRNPIPIPLSHDRFILAGVKVHAKS, encoded by the coding sequence ATGCTTGAGAGAAACATTGTTAGAGGATGGCTCGCCCCCTTTGATATTTCCCTCTCAGATGAAATGATAGATAAGCTTCTTATCTATCTTGACCTTCTCCTCAAATGGAATCAGAAAATGAATCTGACCGCGATTGAGGTTCCGGAGGTGTGTGTCACCAGGCACTTCGGCGAGAGCTTCTTCATTTTGAAGGCAACCCAACCGAGCGGTAGGCTTTTGGATATTGGGAGTGGAGCCGGATTCCCGGGTCTTGCCATCAGATTGATCGCTCCCAGCCTTGATATCGCCCTCCTCGAGCCGACAGCCAGGAAGAGAGCTTTTTTGAAAGAGGTTGCAAGGGCTTGTGGAATGGATCGAGTGGGAGTCTTCGATAGCAGACTTGAGAAGTTTATGCAAACTCCGAAGCAACAACCATTTGACATCATAACTGTGAGGGCGGTAGGAGGAACGGCATCCCTGGTTCGGAAAGCTACGGTTCTGCTGAGAAATGGGGGCTCTTTTTGCCTCTGGGCCGGAGGGCAGCAGATTCATCAAATTAGAGATTCCAATCCGGATCTTCACTGGAGAAACCCGATACCAATTCCACTAAGCCATGATAGATTTATTTTGGCGGGAGTGAAAGTTCACGCCAAATCGTAG
- a CDS encoding ParA family protein, with translation MGRVIAIANQKGGVGKTTTTINLAAALAAQDMWTLVIDCDPQGNTTSGFGFPKDPSRRSLYHSLILEVPLTELILPGPAEGIQLVPSDKNLVGANVELVSRAGREHILRERLAPIRDRYNYTLLDCPPALDLLTLNALVAADSVLVPIQCEYFALEGVSELLDTLIRIRRTHNPKLAVEGILLTMFDERTNLSHQVRDDLKDFFGDQVFDTLIPRNIRLAEAPSHGKPVLLYDPECRGSESYIKLAKEVINHDQKGAGARIERSVAGD, from the coding sequence ATGGGACGTGTTATCGCAATCGCCAATCAGAAGGGTGGAGTCGGAAAGACCACGACTACCATCAATCTGGCCGCGGCACTGGCTGCGCAGGACATGTGGACACTTGTGATAGATTGTGACCCCCAAGGGAATACAACCAGCGGCTTCGGATTTCCAAAAGACCCCTCGCGACGGTCCCTCTACCATTCGCTGATTCTAGAAGTTCCACTCACAGAGCTGATTCTGCCGGGACCCGCTGAGGGTATTCAATTAGTCCCCTCTGATAAAAACCTTGTTGGTGCCAATGTCGAGCTCGTTTCGAGGGCAGGCAGAGAACATATTCTCCGCGAGAGGCTGGCTCCTATTCGGGATCGCTATAACTACACTCTGCTTGATTGTCCGCCCGCTCTTGATTTGCTTACGCTCAATGCCCTTGTGGCGGCAGATTCGGTTCTTGTTCCTATTCAATGTGAGTATTTCGCTCTCGAAGGTGTCTCGGAATTGCTTGACACGTTGATACGTATTCGGCGGACTCATAACCCAAAGTTGGCAGTCGAGGGGATTCTGCTGACCATGTTTGATGAAAGAACGAATTTGTCGCATCAGGTTCGAGACGATCTCAAGGATTTTTTTGGGGACCAAGTCTTTGATACCCTGATTCCCAGGAATATCCGCTTGGCGGAGGCCCCTAGCCACGGAAAACCCGTGCTTTTGTATGACCCGGAATGCCGTGGCTCGGAAAGCTATATTAAACTTGCAAAAGAGGTTATTAATCATGACCAGAAAGGCGCTGGGGCGAGGATTGAACGCTCTGTTGCGGGAGACTGA
- a CDS encoding ParB/RepB/Spo0J family partition protein, producing the protein MTRNAVARKAILNLQKRLLIMTRKALGRGLNALLRETETVTISAGLEQIPLSLIDPNPFQPRTVLSVEGLDELANSIRSNGLIQPILLRQAGERYQLVAGERRWRAAGKAGLEKVPAIVREIDDTEALELALAENLLREALNPIEIARAYERLQQQFRLTHEQIAERLGVNRSTVTNTLRLLGLPPIIQTLLIEDKITAGHARALLPITSPGVQEKLADRVIEKGLSVRNLENLVASHKPAQEKQDSKPAPKIDPNLRAAVVEMERALGTRVKVVGSGRRGKIEISYFSADDLSRIYDYIMRV; encoded by the coding sequence ATGACCCGGAATGCCGTGGCTCGGAAAGCTATATTAAACTTGCAAAAGAGGTTATTAATCATGACCAGAAAGGCGCTGGGGCGAGGATTGAACGCTCTGTTGCGGGAGACTGAAACCGTAACGATTTCTGCCGGGCTTGAGCAAATCCCTCTTAGCCTGATCGATCCCAATCCCTTTCAGCCGCGCACTGTGCTCTCGGTGGAAGGCCTGGACGAGCTTGCCAACTCTATCCGCTCCAACGGGCTCATCCAACCCATTCTTCTTCGCCAGGCTGGCGAGCGATATCAGTTGGTCGCCGGTGAGCGGCGATGGCGTGCAGCAGGCAAAGCTGGCCTTGAAAAGGTGCCAGCAATTGTTCGCGAGATTGATGATACTGAAGCACTCGAGCTGGCGCTTGCTGAAAATCTCCTGCGCGAAGCGCTCAACCCTATTGAAATTGCGCGAGCTTACGAGCGGTTGCAGCAACAGTTTCGCCTCACTCATGAACAGATTGCCGAACGGCTGGGCGTCAATCGTTCGACGGTAACAAATACTCTCCGCCTCCTCGGACTCCCACCCATCATACAAACTCTCCTCATAGAGGATAAAATCACAGCGGGCCATGCCCGCGCCCTGTTGCCAATTACATCGCCGGGCGTTCAAGAGAAGCTGGCGGACAGAGTCATCGAAAAAGGCCTTTCGGTCCGGAACCTGGAGAACCTCGTAGCCTCGCATAAGCCGGCGCAGGAAAAACAGGATTCAAAGCCAGCCCCCAAAATTGATCCGAACCTCCGAGCTGCCGTGGTTGAAATGGAGCGCGCTCTCGGAACGCGGGTGAAAGTTGTTGGAAGTGGGCGCCGCGGAAAAATTGAAATCAGCTATTTCTCTGCGGACGATCTGAGCCGTATTTATGATTATATAATGCGTGTTTGA
- a CDS encoding polymer-forming cytoskeletal protein, with amino-acid sequence MEVPMALKLGKLFRGRSANKMMDHELVGLLEPGIEFEGKMTVATGMVRINTHVKGEVDCAGLVVLAEQGEVEGLIRSRFVSIAGKVKGTIHASEKVEINATGIVLGDIHTPSLFIMPGGYFDGQCKMPVSETANISEETIEAKHKV; translated from the coding sequence ATGGAGGTCCCCATGGCTTTGAAGCTTGGCAAGCTGTTCCGAGGGCGGTCGGCAAACAAGATGATGGATCATGAATTGGTCGGGCTGCTCGAGCCAGGGATTGAGTTCGAAGGCAAAATGACCGTTGCTACCGGGATGGTACGGATCAACACGCATGTCAAGGGCGAGGTCGATTGTGCCGGGCTCGTCGTTCTTGCAGAACAGGGCGAAGTGGAAGGACTCATTCGATCCAGGTTCGTTAGTATTGCTGGAAAAGTCAAGGGAACGATCCATGCCTCTGAAAAGGTTGAAATCAATGCAACCGGGATTGTGCTGGGAGACATCCATACGCCTTCTCTGTTTATAATGCCCGGAGGATATTTTGACGGGCAATGCAAGATGCCTGTTTCCGAGACGGCAAATATTTCCGAGGAAACAATCGAGGCGAAACACAAAGTCTAG